The genomic stretch TCCCCAGACCGACGAGACAGGTCATGTGCTCCGCGTTACCTGGGAGGAATGCCCGAAGGGAACATCATCCACCGTATCGCCCGCATCCACCGCCGGTGGCTCGTGGGGCGTGGCTTCACCGCGGACTCGCCGCAGGGACGCTTCTCGCCAGGAGCCCGGCACCTGTCCGGACGGACGCTCCTCGGCGTGGAAGCCCATGGCAAGCACCTCTTCCACCGTTTCGAGGGCGGAGTGCTGCTGCACATCCACCTCGGCCTCTTCGGCCACATCCGGCACTTCCGCGCCGGAGCACCCCTCCCCTCCTCCTCGTGCCGGCTGCGGCTCGCCTCGCCCCGGGCGACACTCCACCTCGCCGGGCCCCAGGCCTGTGAGCTGCTGAGCCCCGAAGCCGAGGCCACCCTCCGCTCCCGCCTCGGGGATGATCCTCTGCGCCCGGATGCCTCCCCCGCGCGGGCCTTCGAGGCCCTCCGCCGCGGCCGGACGCCTCTCGCGGCCGCGCTGCTCGACCAGGAGCGCATCTCGGGCGTGGGCAACATCCTGCGCGCCGAGGCCCTCTTCCTCGCCCGCCTACCGCCCCTGCGCCCCGCCTCCGAGCTGCGCCCGGCCGAGTTCGAGCGCCTGTGGGAGGCCCTCCGAGGCTTGTTGGAGGACGCGGCCCGGGATGGACGCATCGTCGCGCCCCATGCGCCCCCGGCGCCCTGGGAGACTCCCGGCAAGCGCCGCGAGGACAGGTTCAGCGTCTATGGCCGCGAGGGACAGCCCTGTCCCCGGTGCGCCACATCCATCTCGCGCCAGGAGCTGGCGGGCCGGTCGTTGTTCTTCTGTCCGCGCTGCCAGGCTGCTCGCCGGAGCACGAGGTGAGGTGTAGGGTTGACGCGGAGTATAGGGTTGTCGCCCACTCGTGGATGGACGGAGGAGCGGAATTCCCACTAAGTAAGAGAGAAGCGCGGAGAAGGGGTCACACCATGATCGAGAATCAGTTCATCACCGAGTTCCGCACCCTTCACGAGAAGGCACGGCAGGGACAGCTCGATGAGGCCGAGCGGCAGAGCTACCTGGGCGCTCGCGAGCAGTTCGCGAAGACACTGCTCAAGGCCCAGGGACTGATGCTCGAGGGCCCCGAGGCCCGGCGCCACTACCGCGTGGCGCTGTCGCTGCCCGTGGAGCTCCAGATGAACTACGGCAACGTGTGGACCAAGACCCTGGACATCTCCTACGGCGGTTTCTCGGTGATCATGCCCCACCCGGTGGATCAGGCGGAGCGGCCCGACGTGGTGCTTCAGCTGATGGATGGCTCGACGCTGGCGGGCCGGGTCCGGGTGGTCTCCCAGTTTCAGAAGCACGAGAAGCACCGCGCCTCGTTCAACTTCCTGGATCTCACCCAGCGGGAGCTGGACCTGTTGGAGATCGCCCTCATCGACTTCGCCCTGGAGCGGGTGAACTCGACCCAGCAGTAGCAGGGGACCGGGCCCCTGTTCCCCGGAAGACGCCTTCCGGCAACGGCGTCCTCCTCCCACGTTGTCCCCGTCGATCAACTCGGCGATCCTCCCGGGGCACCGCGCCGTTCCTCGCGCTCCCGCGAGCCCCTCCAAGGAGCCGCCGTCGATGTCCCTGCGAGCTTTCGCGAAGAAAGCCCTGCCCTGGATCGCACTCGCCCTGGCGATCGCGTCCCTCGGTTATTCGTGGAAATGGGCCCTCACGAAGGCTTCCGAGCGTCATCGGACGCACCACGCGTTCGTCACCGGCACCTCGAAGTACATCTTCGGCCTCTGCCCGAGCACTTCGCTCGTGGACGCCATGCCGCCCTGGGCGAGCGAGATGCGCGGGTTCTGCCAGGCCCATCAGCCCTCCTGGGGGAGCGCGGAGCAAGGCACCCCCGGCCGAGACCTCGACATCGAGACCGGCTCGACGTGGCAGGCGGTCCAGCTCGTCTCCAAGCTCGTGCTGGAGATCACCCCGGGCAAGGCGCTCTCCCTGCTCACCCTGGTCGTCATCTCGTTGGCGGGTCTCCTGGGCCCGCGGCGGGGCTGGTTCGAGCGCCCGGACC from Archangium lipolyticum encodes the following:
- a CDS encoding Fpg/Nei family DNA glycosylase, with translation MPEGNIIHRIARIHRRWLVGRGFTADSPQGRFSPGARHLSGRTLLGVEAHGKHLFHRFEGGVLLHIHLGLFGHIRHFRAGAPLPSSSCRLRLASPRATLHLAGPQACELLSPEAEATLRSRLGDDPLRPDASPARAFEALRRGRTPLAAALLDQERISGVGNILRAEALFLARLPPLRPASELRPAEFERLWEALRGLLEDAARDGRIVAPHAPPAPWETPGKRREDRFSVYGREGQPCPRCATSISRQELAGRSLFFCPRCQAARRSTR
- a CDS encoding PilZ domain-containing protein, with product MIENQFITEFRTLHEKARQGQLDEAERQSYLGAREQFAKTLLKAQGLMLEGPEARRHYRVALSLPVELQMNYGNVWTKTLDISYGGFSVIMPHPVDQAERPDVVLQLMDGSTLAGRVRVVSQFQKHEKHRASFNFLDLTQRELDLLEIALIDFALERVNSTQQ